The window CTCTTTAAAGATAACATTTTTCCAAGCAAACTATTTTCTGCAGAGGTTGTTCTAATTTTGAAAAGGATAAAATTTAAGTGTTATTCTTCAATTAAACTTGGTTTTTCCTGGGTCATGCTGAGCTGTAATTCCAACCATTAATAAGCAGATTAATATAGTAAAACTCCATTTTTTATTGAGAAAAACAGTACCACTAGTACTTAAGATACTACACttaagttttgtctttttaaaaaagcatcctctcttttctctcatgcCTGTCATTAAGACTTAAAAAGTACAAAGGATTTTCTGATGTCTATGAGAAGCTGAACTAGACCTAAATTTCTGTTGCAATGCAGTAATAGAGGGTGTTTAATCATACCAGATTAAATGGGCGGAGAAGTTTCTCTATTGCTGTGCCTGTTATTACATCTACTCACTTGAATTGTGTGTTTCTGTATTAGGTACCGTGCCATTACTAGTGCTTACTACCGAGGAGCTGTTGGTGCCTTACTTGTCTATGATGTCACACGCCGTGCTACATTTGAGAATGCTGCAAGGTGGTTGAAAGAGTTGAGAGATCACACAGACCCCAACATTGTGGTCATGCTTATTGGAAATAAGTCGGATCTTCGACACCTTGTTGCTGTCCCAACAGAAGATGGAAAATCTTTTGCAGAGAAGGAATCTCTCTACTTCATGGAGACTTCTGCTTTAGAAGCAACAAATGTTGAAAATGCATTTACTGAGGTTCTTTCTCAGATATACCGCATAGTGAGCAAGAGAGCAGTTGAGGCCGGCAACAATGCCAGTTCTTCTGCTGTCCCGTCCAAAGGACAGACAATAAATGTGAAAGACGATTCCtcagttttgaagaaaattggATGCTGCTCAAACTAGATGCATCATCTATGGCAGTTGGTTTTTGTAGACTGTTTCATCTTGTAAATGCCTACACTGGAATCGTGATATCATGTAGAATAAGGCTAGTCTTGCATATTGTTTTGAATTTACAATTTACAAGCATCATCCATACATAGGATTATGTTTCCGTGAAACGGTCATTCTAAAGACGTGCTTGAAACAAATAGGTCTACATCAAAGTTCATATAGCTTAAGTTTTATTTGAAGGATTTTGATATTTGCTATGCTCTAATTATGGTGCAGCTAGTAACAATTCGAACGTCTGCTTTAAAATTGAAGTTTCAATGTATGGAGCTTGTGTTTAGTTTCGTTGAAATGTCTTCAGACAATATGGATCTTCGTGGTCATGGTAGaagttagttattattttttatggccaaatagaaaattaaaattaaaatctaaagtTAATATATTGGCTAAATTCATTTGAATTCGATTTAGTAAagttttcttcctctttttagTTTCCTTCCTTCGGTGGTTATTCTCTTCTGAAGTTTTTACGGAAACGATAAAATTACTACCACTTGAACTTTGGGCTTTTATTTAAACTCTCACTCATTCTAAACATCAAAACAAGGCTTGTCAATCAtaacaaactttttttgtttctgcCAAATATaacttaacaaattaatttgaactTTTTATCAAGGCTGAGCTAAAATTCACTTATGAATGACTTGatattaatatatacttttaaaagaataaaaaaaatatggataacCTTTTGTTAATTTGAATTCATCTTGtacttatcattttaaattaaatttagtatAGTGGAAATAAGTTAAGCACTGTAAGG of the Glycine max cultivar Williams 82 chromosome 13, Glycine_max_v4.0, whole genome shotgun sequence genome contains:
- the LOC100499822 gene encoding uncharacterized protein LOC100499822 (The RefSeq protein has 1 substitution compared to this genomic sequence), whose product is MAGYKGDDEYDYLFKLVFIGDSGVGKSNLLSRFTRNEFNLESKSTIGVEFATKSLDIDAKVIKAQIWDTAGQERYRAITSAYYRGAVGALLVYDVTRRATFENAARWLKELRDHTDPNIVVMLIGNKSDLRHLVAVPTEDGKSFAEKESLYFMETSALEATNVENAFTEVLSQIYRIVSKRAVEAGNNASSSAVPSKGQTINVKDDSSVLKKIGCCSN